A genomic segment from Fusobacterium varium encodes:
- a CDS encoding amidinotransferase: MKEFITNKILMVRPIAFGYNEETGKDNLYQIKENSSVDAIEKSAEKEFDAFVEKLRGATIDVIVLQDTLTPHTPDSIFPNNWFSTHSNNTLVLYPMYAENRRLERTDKILEFVKNRENLKIVDFTENEKRDRFLEGTGSICLDRKNKIAYANISKRTNKELFNEFCETMGYRGVTFSGFQTINGQKAPIYHTNVMLTIAENFAIVFLKAIEDEKERAVLKDSIINSGKELIEISEEQTKHFLGNTIELKKVNGDKILVMSKTAYEALTEEQKNIIEKYDEILYADIHTIETNGGGSARCMIAEWFL; encoded by the coding sequence ATGAAAGAATTTATCACGAATAAAATTTTAATGGTAAGACCGATAGCTTTTGGCTATAATGAAGAAACAGGAAAGGATAATCTATATCAGATTAAAGAGAATAGTTCAGTTGATGCTATTGAGAAAAGTGCTGAAAAGGAGTTTGATGCTTTTGTAGAAAAATTAAGAGGAGCTACTATTGATGTTATTGTATTACAAGATACTTTAACTCCTCACACTCCAGATAGTATCTTTCCAAATAACTGGTTTAGTACTCATAGCAATAACACTCTTGTTCTTTACCCTATGTATGCAGAAAATAGAAGACTTGAGAGAACAGATAAGATACTTGAATTTGTAAAAAATAGAGAAAATCTAAAAATTGTTGATTTTACTGAAAATGAGAAGAGAGATAGATTTTTAGAGGGAACAGGAAGTATATGTTTAGATAGAAAAAATAAAATTGCTTATGCTAATATCTCTAAAAGAACTAATAAAGAGTTATTTAATGAGTTTTGTGAAACTATGGGATATAGAGGAGTTACTTTTAGTGGATTCCAAACTATCAATGGGCAAAAAGCTCCTATCTACCATACAAATGTTATGCTAACAATAGCTGAAAATTTTGCAATAGTTTTCTTAAAGGCTATTGAAGATGAGAAAGAGAGGGCAGTTTTAAAAGATAGTATTATCAACTCTGGAAAAGAACTTATTGAAATCTCTGAAGAACAAACTAAACATTTCTTAGGAAATACTATTGAATTGAAGAAAGTTAATGGAGATAAAATATTAGTGATGTCTAAAACTGCTTATGAAGCTTTGACTGAAGAGCAAAAAAATATTATTGAGAAGTATGATGAGATACTTTATGCAGATATCCACACAATAGAAACAAATGGTGGTGGATCTGCTAGATGTATGATTGCTGAGTGGTTTTTATAA
- a CDS encoding polyprenyl synthetase family protein has translation MFFKNYLDEHKKLIESSIDSYLAELTYPEVIAEGMKYAILNGGKRLRPILLFMTLDILGKDKTKGIASGVGIEMIHSYSLVHDDLPALDNDDFRRGKLTTHKKFGEAEGILIGDALLTHAFYILTARNSHLAPEQIVEIVKLTSSYAGINGMIGGQMMDIASEGKRIDMETLKYIHSNKTGKLIKLPVEIGCIIGEATTEEKETLIRFSELIGLAFQIKDDILDIEGDFLTLGKPVGSDQELEKSTYPALIGLNESKELLKNTIEEAKSILVERFGEEKSAILLKLADYIGNRNK, from the coding sequence ATGTTTTTTAAAAATTATTTAGATGAGCATAAAAAATTGATAGAAAGTAGTATTGATTCTTATCTTGCTGAACTTACTTATCCAGAAGTTATTGCTGAAGGTATGAAATATGCAATACTAAATGGAGGAAAAAGACTTAGACCTATTCTTCTTTTTATGACTCTTGATATATTAGGAAAAGATAAAACTAAAGGGATCGCCTCTGGTGTTGGAATTGAGATGATACACTCATACTCACTTGTTCATGATGATCTTCCAGCTCTTGACAATGATGATTTTAGAAGAGGAAAACTTACTACTCATAAAAAATTTGGAGAAGCTGAAGGTATCCTTATAGGAGATGCTCTTCTTACTCATGCTTTCTATATTTTAACTGCTAGAAATTCACATTTAGCTCCTGAGCAAATAGTTGAAATTGTAAAGCTTACTTCTAGCTACGCAGGAATAAATGGAATGATTGGTGGGCAAATGATGGATATTGCAAGCGAGGGAAAACGTATTGATATGGAAACTCTGAAATATATCCATTCAAATAAAACTGGAAAGCTAATTAAACTTCCTGTTGAAATAGGTTGTATTATTGGAGAGGCTACTACTGAAGAAAAGGAAACTTTAATAAGATTTTCTGAATTAATTGGATTAGCTTTCCAAATAAAAGATGATATTCTTGATATTGAAGGGGATTTCCTAACTTTAGGGAAACCTGTTGGTAGTGATCAAGAATTAGAAAAATCAACTTACCCTGCTTTAATTGGATTAAATGAAAGTAAGGAACTTTTAAAAAATACTATTGAAGAGGCTAAATCTATTCTTGTTGAAAGATTTGGAGAAGAAAAAAGTGCTATACTTTTAAAACTTGCTGATTATATAGGAAATAGAAATAAATAA
- the xseB gene encoding exodeoxyribonuclease VII small subunit, protein MSKKTGSFEDNLLEIDEIIERLESGELSLTDSIKEYENAMKLLKKSSDLLNKAEGKILKVKEENGEILTEEV, encoded by the coding sequence TTGAGTAAAAAAACTGGAAGTTTTGAAGATAATCTTTTAGAGATAGATGAGATAATTGAAAGATTAGAAAGTGGAGAGCTTAGTTTAACTGACTCTATTAAAGAATATGAAAATGCTATGAAACTTTTAAAAAAATCTTCTGATCTTTTAAATAAGGCAGAGGGAAAAATTTTAAAAGTTAAAGAAGAAAATGGGGAAATTTTAACAGAGGAGGTTTAA
- the rsmD gene encoding 16S rRNA (guanine(966)-N(2))-methyltransferase RsmD, with the protein MKIITGEAKNKTIKSRKGTDTRPTLGSMKESLFSIIAPYVPDSVFLDLFSGSGSISLEALSRGAKRAVMIEKDSEALKYIIENVNNLGFQDRCRAYKNDVIRAIEILGRKGEKFDIIFMDPPYKDEVCTKVIRSIEKNGILAEGGLIISEHHLFEEMEDVIGSFKKADERKYGKKCITFYTR; encoded by the coding sequence ATGAAAATAATTACAGGAGAAGCTAAAAATAAAACAATAAAAAGTAGAAAAGGAACTGATACAAGACCAACTTTAGGGAGCATGAAAGAATCTCTATTCTCAATTATAGCTCCATATGTTCCTGATTCTGTTTTTCTTGATCTATTTAGTGGAAGTGGTAGTATATCACTAGAAGCTTTAAGCCGTGGAGCTAAAAGAGCTGTTATGATAGAGAAAGATAGTGAGGCTTTAAAATATATTATAGAAAATGTTAATAATCTAGGTTTTCAAGATAGATGTAGAGCATATAAAAATGATGTTATTAGAGCTATTGAAATTTTAGGGAGAAAAGGGGAGAAATTTGATATAATATTTATGGATCCCCCTTACAAAGATGAAGTTTGTACTAAAGTTATCAGATCTATTGAAAAAAATGGTATCCTTGCTGAAGGTGGACTTATTATAAGTGAGCACCATCTTTTTGAAGAGATGGAAGATGTGATTGGATCTTTCAAAAAAGCTGATGAAAGAAAATATGGTAAAAAGTGTATAACATTTTACACTAGGTAA
- the queA gene encoding tRNA preQ1(34) S-adenosylmethionine ribosyltransferase-isomerase QueA has translation MSTKLHDYDYHLPEELIGQQPREPRDHARLMLVDKTNRTVEHKIFYEIIDYLHEGDILVRNSTKVIPARLFGHKETGGVLEILLIKRIDLNTWECLLKPAKKLKVGQKLYIGEKNELIGELIEIKDDGNRIIKFEYEGAFEEVLDKLGKMPLPPYIVEALKEKDRYQTVYAIKGESVAAPTAGLHFTKELLEKIEKKGIKIVDIFLEVGLGTFRPVQTEDVLDHKMHEETYEIPQEAADIINEGKRNGKRIISVGTTSTRALESAVDENGLVKATKGSTDIFIYPGYKFKVIDALITNFHLPKSTLLMLVSAFSSREFMLDVYKTAVEEKYHFFSFGDAMFIY, from the coding sequence GTGTCTACAAAATTACATGATTATGATTACCATCTACCAGAAGAGTTAATAGGTCAGCAACCTAGAGAACCTAGAGATCATGCTAGACTTATGTTGGTAGATAAAACAAATAGAACAGTAGAACATAAAATTTTTTATGAGATAATTGATTATCTACATGAAGGCGATATTTTAGTTAGAAACTCAACTAAGGTAATTCCAGCTAGATTGTTTGGACATAAAGAAACAGGTGGAGTTTTAGAGATTCTTTTAATAAAAAGAATAGATCTAAATACTTGGGAATGTCTTTTAAAGCCAGCTAAAAAACTTAAAGTTGGACAAAAACTTTATATTGGAGAAAAAAACGAACTTATTGGAGAGCTAATTGAGATCAAAGATGATGGAAATAGAATTATCAAATTTGAGTATGAAGGTGCTTTTGAAGAGGTTTTAGATAAACTTGGAAAGATGCCTCTTCCACCATATATAGTTGAAGCTTTAAAAGAAAAAGACAGATACCAAACTGTCTATGCTATAAAAGGGGAGTCTGTTGCTGCACCTACAGCAGGACTTCATTTTACAAAAGAGTTATTAGAAAAAATAGAAAAAAAAGGGATAAAGATAGTAGATATATTTTTAGAGGTAGGGTTAGGAACATTTAGACCTGTACAAACTGAAGATGTATTAGATCACAAAATGCATGAAGAAACTTATGAGATTCCTCAAGAAGCTGCTGATATAATCAATGAGGGAAAGAGAAATGGAAAGAGAATAATATCTGTGGGAACAACAAGTACTAGAGCTTTAGAATCTGCTGTTGATGAAAATGGATTGGTTAAAGCTACAAAAGGAAGTACTGATATATTTATATACCCAGGGTATAAATTTAAAGTGATAGATGCTCTTATTACAAACTTCCATTTACCAAAATCTACTCTACTTATGCTTGTATCTGCATTCTCTTCAAGAGAGTTTATGCTAGATGTCTATAAGACAGCTGTAGAGGAAAAATATCATTTCTTTAGTTTTGGAGATGCTATGTTTATCTATTAG